Proteins encoded together in one Anaerococcus murdochii window:
- a CDS encoding DUF951 domain-containing protein: MKKYKLNDIITLKKGHPCGENLWQIERLGADIKLRCLGCDKIIWMKRLDFDKKIRKIKNKEGKMVSIVNYEPEED, from the coding sequence AAAAAATACAAGTTAAATGACATAATCACCCTCAAAAAAGGCCACCCTTGCGGAGAAAACCTCTGGCAAATCGAAAGGCTAGGGGCTGACATCAAATTAAGGTGCTTGGGATGTGATAAAATTATTTGGATGAAAAGACTAGATTTTGACAAAAAAATCAGAAAAATAAAAAATAAGGAAGGCAAGATGGTTTCTATTGTAAACTACGAGCCTGAAGAAGATTAA
- a CDS encoding fructose bisphosphate aldolase: MNSEQLKRMQNDKGFIAALDQSGGSTPKALKLYGVNEDAYKNDEEMFDLVHEMRKRIISNPAFNRDRILGAILFKVTMNSKVGDKYTADYLWEDKGVVPILKVDEGLAEKLNGVRLMKPMLHLDELLENAKERHIFGTKMRSVIYEYNEEGIKDIVDQQFDYAMRIFGAGFVPIIEPEVDIHAQDKAKIEEILNIYMVEALKDIPDDYRFIFKLTLPEEANHYDDLLDYPQTVRVVALSGGYSRDEANEKLKANKNVIASFSRALAQGLNVNDTEEEFTDKLDKSIEAIYQASI, from the coding sequence ATGAATTCTGAACAATTAAAAAGGATGCAAAACGATAAGGGTTTCATTGCTGCCCTTGATCAGAGTGGCGGGTCTACACCTAAGGCTCTTAAGCTTTATGGTGTGAATGAAGATGCCTATAAGAATGATGAGGAGATGTTTGACCTGGTCCATGAAATGAGAAAGAGGATTATCTCTAACCCTGCCTTTAATAGGGATAGGATCCTTGGGGCGATTTTGTTTAAGGTTACTATGAATTCTAAGGTTGGCGATAAGTACACAGCTGATTATCTTTGGGAAGACAAGGGTGTGGTTCCTATTCTTAAGGTTGATGAAGGTTTGGCTGAGAAATTAAACGGCGTCCGCCTTATGAAACCTATGCTTCATCTTGACGAGCTTTTGGAGAATGCAAAAGAGAGACATATATTCGGCACAAAGATGCGTTCTGTTATCTATGAATATAACGAAGAGGGTATCAAGGATATAGTTGACCAACAATTTGACTATGCAATGAGGATTTTCGGGGCTGGTTTTGTGCCTATTATTGAACCAGAGGTTGATATCCACGCCCAAGATAAGGCAAAAATCGAGGAAATCCTTAATATTTACATGGTTGAAGCCCTTAAGGATATACCAGATGATTATAGGTTTATTTTTAAGCTCACCCTTCCAGAAGAGGCCAACCACTATGACGACCTCTTGGATTATCCGCAAACTGTAAGGGTTGTTGCTCTTTCTGGAGGATACTCAAGGGATGAAGCCAACGAGAAATTAAAGGCTAACAAAAATGTCATCGCATCTTTCTCTAGGGCCCTTGCCCAAGGCTTAAATGTCAACGACACCGAGGAAGAATTTACCGACAAACTTGATAAGTCTATCGAGGCAATTTACCAGGCAAGTATCTAA